A window of the Lactuca sativa cultivar Salinas chromosome 5, Lsat_Salinas_v11, whole genome shotgun sequence genome harbors these coding sequences:
- the LOC128125992 gene encoding uncharacterized protein LOC128125992 codes for MSHSFAEKYYLCDAAYTNTRGFMAPYRNTRYWLADFRRGRPLTREERFNYAHAQLRNVIERAYGVLKARFPISKQMAPYPFTVQIDIVIACVAVHNFIRKYNIEDDLFRNFEDDTMVTPDVQGGGIDRENIQGIEWGPEVVKYMRVLRDQIANQLLSPTLR; via the coding sequence ATGTCACATTCATTTGCAGAGAAGTATTACCTTTGTGATGCCGCATATACAAACACTCGTGGGTTTATGGCTCCATACCGCAatactaggtattggttagccgatttTCGAAGAGGCAGACCTTTAACTAGAGAAGAAAGGTTCAACTATGCtcatgcacaacttagaaatGTTATTGAGCGTGCTTATGGTGTTTTGAAGGCGAGATTCCCAATCTCAAAACAAATGGCTCCTTATCCTTTTACCGTGCAAATAGACATAGTCATTGCTTGTGTCgcggtccataattttataaggaaatacaatATAGAAGATGACTTGTTTAGAAATTTTGAGGACGACACTATGGTTACTCCTGACGTCCAAGGTGGGGGAattgatagagaaaacatacaagGCATAGAATGGGGTCCAGAAGTCGTTAAATATATGCGTGTTTTGCGTGATCAGATTGCAAATCAACTACTTTCACCTACTTTACGTTAA
- the LOC128125991 gene encoding L10-interacting MYB domain-containing protein-like, producing the protein MKLPVSNYIKLQVDFSFLYAIVVHKVAAFLMLVWNESEDKTFLDACIHELTTNGREGSGLKASSWKIVREKLMNEHGKEVDQKQMRNHFDYYKSKYVAWVKLKNKTGNIYDPIKNKFNLTDEQWKEEGKLNKFVLSLKTKPLLFPDLCTQLFEGSTSTGFQSWGPSSTLPRPVEEFSVHDFDDDVPMETSTQHVGASEESSGRSKNTEVGGNKRVGGKKRDARALEVEEEIVKLARSLVEKK; encoded by the exons ATGAAATTACCTGTATCAAATTACATCAAATTACAGGTAGACTTTTCTTTCTTGTATGCCATTGTTGTTCACAAAGTTGCAGCTTTCCT gaTGTTGGTTTGGAATGAAAGTGAGGACAAAACTTTTCTTGACGCATGTATCCATGAACTAACCACTAATGGTCGTGAGGGTTCTGGGCTTAAGGCTAGTTCATGGAAGATAGTACGCGAAAAATTGATGAACGAACACGGTAAAGAGGTTGATCAAAAGCAAATGAGAAACCACTTTGACTACTACAAATCAAAGTATGTTGCTTGGGTGAAACTGAAAAACAAAACCGGCAATATATATGAccctataaaaaataaatttaacctGACGGATGAACAATGGAAGGAAGAGGGGAAG CTGAACAAGTTCGTGTTGTCATTGAAAACTAAACCCCTGCTGTTTCCTGATCTTTGCACCCAACTATTTGAAGGGTCGACCTCGACCGGCTTTCAAAGTTGGGGGCCATCTTCTACACTCCCTCGTCCTGTAGAAGAGTTTAGTGTCCatgattttgatgatgatgtTCCAATGGAAACCTCAACACAACACGTAGGTGCAAGTGAAGAATCTTCGGGGCGTTCAAAAAATACGGAAGTTGGTGGAAACAAAAGAGTTGGTGGAAAAAAGAGAGATGCAAGGGCGTTAGAAGTTGAAGAGGAGATTGTCAAGCTTGCAAGGTCGTTAgtggaaaaaaaatga